The sequence GATCTGATGGATCCGAAATCGAATCTAGTATTGTCTCATCTGTCAAGCATGTATATCCATGAATTCGATTATGTAGACATACATATACAGTTATATATATTGTAAGTGAAGCTTTGCTGGAGCTGTCTGGGGAGGCGGCAAATTGCATATTTCTTAGAGGAACCTTTGAAAGCTATTGGCTGAAGACTATGTTGTTTGTTCGGCAGGGGCCGAGGTAGTGAAGGAAAagtggggtcagctgaccccactattttttaaatatatttgtttttgttaaggaaaaaataattgattccattaaaatataaaatttgaccccacaaaatatataatcctactaaaataattacaatacattaaaaattaaagttataatttgtagtttttaatagtttataaattatgtttttgaaaaaaaaaattatgattccGGTATAAAAAATTTCTGGCTCCGCTGCATGATTCGTGAGTATGTAACAATCACTTTGGTTTTTGTGACATGTGAGAAATAGATTAATTTAATGCTTTCAAAACAAATGATTACTTAAACCCTTATTATTTAAATCttttctattaaaagagaagtatcatttttatctactatttagaagtctactaggaccatttcattaatcacataatataacataataattaataggaatattaataataaattaattttaactatagatttgaaatttattttcagttataacaaaatctgtttagaaaaatctaacaaaatcctactaaatttttaaataatttttattaaatattgtattaattaatttcgtaattaagtaatataatactttcatttaaataaattatcttcTACCACTAAAACAGGttcaaatttgttaatcatgtcatattttttttatacaaatgaagttattaacatatgttaaaaatttatttctacagctatatattttcaaaaatcatatgttgaagaatgttttttatttgattatttcaaattatgaaaactcaaaaacgttaataaaaaagttaaaatatataaaacaaacccctacattaataaagtaataaaaaacctaaacaataaaattaaaaagttataaaatacataacactaagatataaattgtatatttaaatttatataataatatcaaaattaaatattatataaaataaaaatatacctGCACGATGTGCGGGATAAACTCTAGTAATCATTAAATTAGAGAACTTCTTTCAGAATAATATAGCCGCAGTATATATAACTACGAAGAATGTGACGCACCAATCCATATCTCATCTCTAAGCTCGTGATCATCTACTTGATCTCAAGCTCATTATTATGTTCATTATTCTCTTCATGACCTAAAAGTCGCTTTTAATCGTTTTCATCATATTCTTCCATCATAAAACCAACTTCTAAACCTGATTGCTTCAGGTTAGTTATGGTAATCCTACTAATTATTTTCTTactttgatttatttgtttgtcATGTCTTCATCAGCTTGTAGTATATAGTTAATGAATTCgttgattatattttttttcgtGTGTATCCTCTAATGAAAATCCTTTTGCAATGCAGCAAAATAGAAAGAGTTGTAAACATGTATTTAGGAGCGTTGAATGTGGCTTTCTGTTTTGAATTATTAGGTTTTTGGATTTTAGAATCAAAGTAAATCGTCTATATATTATCACTGTAAATGGTGTACTTTTTAGGTTCAAATTTTACACTtgaatataaaccaaaatatcattTGTTCGAACTCACTTCGATTGAACATCTTACATCTCTATTGTTACCCCCACCAAACTTAACGTCAGTTTCTTACTGAAAAACCAGAAAAGTCCACAAGAATGTAAGCGAATGTTATTAATGAAAAGACAAGACTGACATACTTGTAACTTGTAAGGGAAATAACATGAAAACCCACCAAATTGGTTTAGTAAGTACGATAAATATGTATGAGATTTTGTATGTATAGATAGATGAGGATATTTTTTTGCGCATGTGTGCTCAGATTTATAACATTAGTGGCTAAAAATTGCAGAATCTAAATCGAGTACTAGcagacaaaataaaattttcttttcttttcttgtcaCAGATTATTACAAACCAAAGTTTCAAGTTCTTCAGATCAAATCTCCTTGAGATCTTGATGAAATAAAGTCTTAATTCATTGGAACATGGAGAAGCTTCTCAATCCGCACGAACAGCAGTACATGAAAATGGCTATGCTTAAACATGAAGAAACGTTCAAGCAACAGGTAATTACTGATTATTAGTAGATTCTGATCTTTTCCATCTTACATCATAAACACATGAAAACGAAAATGAATATATGGTTTTTAATATGCATTCAGGTATATGAGCTTCATAGGTTATATCAAGTCCAAAagattttgatgaagaacaTGCAAATCAACGAGGGGAATAATATAAGTTCAGAACTAGGGACGTTCATCAGAAGAGTTGACCATGATATTGACCAACCGGTGAATTTTCCCGGCGGAGGAGAATCCGGTGGTAATAATATAGAGATTATGGACGAGAGTGAGATAGAGCTAACGCTTGGACCGTCATGTTACGGTGGCGATTTGATGAGactgaacaagaagaagaaaaagaattcTTGGCCGGAGATAATGGACGAAAATTTTAATTCCGGCCACCGGAGCTTCTCGTCGTCTTCGACAGGGTCAAGCAATAATAACCTCAACAATCTTGAAGAACAAGAGAGATTAATGAAACATCAGAAGCAGAAGCAGCCATGGCTTCAAGCATTGACCTTGAATgttatttgataataataaataatattcgTAGTAGCTATATTCTGAAATAGATTTATCTTCCTCTCTTcgatttagtatatttttaccAGGTGATCTTTTTAATGCTTATCAGTAATTTTCTTCTATAGTTTCTTTCTAGGTTTCTTGTAAATAAAATCAATATAAATACTACAATGCTAAAATTCGAGAATACTGATCACTATATACTACaatgattttaaaatcaatATAAACGTTTTACTTTGTTTACAAAAAttgattattaattatttttgagtTCGAcgtatataattttcatttccAGAATTTACCATATTCAGATTTTTAAGTATACCTACACAAGGTTCGGTCCTTACATTCTATATACAtatgaaagaaaatgaaaaagaaattgGAGCATTATTATTACTAGTTAATGAAAGAATAATGGATGAGAAGCTATAAAAGGggcttttaccaaaaaaaaagaggggCCAATGATGTAGTTAAGGGACAAGAACATGCACTATCTGCTGGCATGTTACCTTCAGACTTCAAACATCACCTACTTCCCCTCATTTTAgttatgatttttatatattttctgcTTTCCAAATTAAAgagaattaaaaatctaatagtAAAATTCTGATACATGACCCCAAGATCTTGTTTGAGATCACTATCAGCTTTAGAATTCCAAGTTCTCTGTATCTATGATCTAATCCTCAGAAGCTCCacagtatatataaatatgactGTAAATGGTGTATTCTTAAAATTTGATGAAAAAGTTTACATTAAAAACAATTACCAGCTTTATGTAGGAATAAACACCATAAACacacaaagaaaacaaatgttTATAAGTAGAGAAAACCCTTTGAATCAGAACTCAGAAGTCCCAACaaaaattaaacataaactCATGTATTTATATACTATGTTTTTTTCAAGAAATAGAGTGTCTCCGATCTTTAGGTGGTTTGGTTCTTCCTCTAGGTGGGATGCCAAAAGGGTTTAGCTTTCCGAGTTTCTTTGAAACAGAGTTTATGAATGACTTTCTTGGCAATGGAGGCTTATCCATTGAAGCAGTTGATCTTGGAGAACTGTGATTGCTGCtcatggttgttgttgttgatgatttCTTCTCATTATTTTCTTTCTCAAACTCTTTAAGCTTCATCTTCATTTTGAGAAGTTCCAGTTTCAAGTCCTGGTTCTCGCGTTTCACCTTGGAGAGTTCGTCGTTGTAGGAGCTGAGCTTAGGAGGTGGAAGAACAGTTGCTGTaggttgtggtggtggtggtgctggAGAATCTGAATCGTTAGTGACTTCTCCTCGTAGGCGTTGTTGTTCATAGTAAAGGACTTGAACAATGGTTTGAACCGGAAGACGATCGTTCTGAGCTGCATGAGCGCATGCTTCACGTGATAGTTTCTGGCAATCCATTAAGCTGCATACTTTCTTCCTCTCTACGTCACTCATATTCGGATGCGCCTGCAAGAAGAACATATAATTCATGCAATAGCCTTGATTAAGATAGTGCAAATGAAATGTATATGTTTATTATCTTAAATTCTTAATACTCTCTATGTTTCACGAATAATGTCActttgtaattattatttttgttttaaaaatagagtcaagtttaaatttataatataattttatatatttgatcactta comes from Brassica rapa cultivar Chiifu-401-42 chromosome A02, CAAS_Brap_v3.01, whole genome shotgun sequence and encodes:
- the LOC103855329 gene encoding uncharacterized protein LOC103855329, giving the protein MEKLLNPHEQQYMKMAMLKHEETFKQQVYELHRLYQVQKILMKNMQINEGNNISSELGTFIRRVDHDIDQPVNFPGGGESGGNNIEIMDESEIELTLGPSCYGGDLMRLNKKKKKNSWPEIMDENFNSGHRSFSSSSTGSSNNNLNNLEEQERLMKHQKQKQPWLQALTLNVI